In a genomic window of Elusimicrobiota bacterium:
- the atpH gene encoding ATP synthase F1 subunit delta encodes MKNIFVSRHYARAFYPVLEEELQGALEVFGAIAKILETTPDVNKFLAHPLFSLEEKKQLLFKNFKTKLSPDIKECLAVLIQKGKIFLVKEILEELKKLQKEKGNIQEVSVESSWELSGKEKTEIEDKLKKSAGKKVAVQYSLNKKLIGGLIVKIDDEIIDNSLKAKLNSLKELIYVN; translated from the coding sequence ATGAAAAATATTTTTGTTTCCAGGCATTACGCCCGGGCGTTTTATCCTGTACTCGAAGAAGAATTACAGGGTGCGCTCGAAGTGTTTGGCGCAATAGCAAAGATTTTGGAAACTACTCCGGATGTAAATAAATTTCTGGCGCATCCGCTGTTTTCATTGGAAGAAAAAAAACAATTACTCTTTAAAAACTTCAAAACAAAGCTGTCTCCCGATATTAAAGAATGCCTTGCGGTCCTGATACAAAAGGGCAAAATATTTCTCGTTAAAGAAATTCTTGAAGAGTTGAAGAAATTACAGAAGGAAAAAGGAAATATACAGGAAGTCAGTGTTGAAAGTTCCTGGGAATTGTCCGGGAAAGAAAAAACGGAAATTGAAGACAAGCTTAAAAAATCCGCAGGAAAAAAAGTTGCGGTTCAATATAGCTTGAATAAAAAACTCATCGGAGGATTAATTGTAAAAATCGATGATGAGATAATAGATAACAGCTTGAAGGCAAAACTGAATAGTTTAAAGGAACTAATTTATGTCAATTGA